The Metabacillus sediminilitoris genome window below encodes:
- a CDS encoding DUF2905 domain-containing protein, with product MTDFPKILMIIGGLLLVIGFFMQFIGKLPGDIIFKKGNTTVFFPIVTCIVISIVLSLILSLLGRFK from the coding sequence ATGACTGATTTTCCAAAGATTTTAATGATCATTGGTGGTTTGCTTTTAGTCATAGGTTTTTTTATGCAATTTATTGGGAAACTACCAGGTGATATTATCTTTAAAAAAGGGAATACAACCGTGTTTTTCCCAATTGTCACATGCATTGTGATTAGCATCGTCCTTTCATTGATATTATCATTATTGGGCAGGTTTAAATAA
- the ruvB gene encoding Holliday junction branch migration DNA helicase RuvB codes for MDERLVSSEADGQESYIEQSLRPQTLAQYIGQDKVKENLKVFIEAAKLRSETLDHVLLYGPPGLGKTTLATIIANEMGVNIRTTSGPAIERPGDLAAVLTALEPGDVLFIDEIHRLHRSIEEVLYPAMEDFCLDIVIGKGSSARSVRLDLPPFTLIGATTRVGLLTAPLRDRFGVLCRLEYYNEKQLAHIIERTADILEMGIEEDGATEMARRSRGTPRIANRLLRRVRDFAQVMGAEIITNDLTIEALERLQVDKLGLDHIDHKLLLGIIEKFRGGPVGIDTISATIGEEAHTIEDVYEPYLLQIGFLQRTPRGRIVTDLVYRHFQMEVPNND; via the coding sequence ATGGATGAACGCCTTGTATCAAGTGAAGCAGATGGACAGGAATCCTATATTGAGCAAAGCTTGAGGCCTCAAACTTTAGCACAATATATTGGACAAGATAAAGTGAAAGAAAATTTAAAAGTGTTCATTGAAGCGGCAAAGCTGCGGAGTGAAACACTAGATCATGTATTATTATATGGTCCTCCAGGTTTAGGGAAGACAACATTAGCTACCATAATTGCAAACGAAATGGGTGTGAATATTCGAACAACTTCTGGACCTGCGATTGAACGTCCGGGTGATTTAGCAGCTGTTTTAACAGCTCTTGAGCCTGGAGATGTATTGTTTATTGATGAAATCCATCGTTTACATCGCTCGATAGAAGAAGTGTTATATCCTGCCATGGAAGATTTTTGTCTCGATATTGTCATCGGTAAAGGTTCCTCAGCTAGGTCAGTTCGTTTAGATCTCCCGCCATTTACGCTTATTGGAGCAACAACAAGGGTCGGTTTATTAACCGCACCGCTTCGGGATAGATTTGGTGTTTTGTGCAGATTAGAGTACTATAATGAAAAACAGCTGGCACATATCATTGAACGTACGGCTGATATTCTTGAAATGGGTATAGAAGAAGATGGAGCCACTGAAATGGCAAGAAGGTCAAGAGGTACTCCGAGAATTGCCAATCGATTACTTAGAAGGGTAAGAGATTTTGCTCAAGTTATGGGAGCTGAGATAATCACTAATGATTTAACGATTGAAGCACTTGAACGGCTTCAAGTTGATAAATTAGGGTTGGATCATATTGATCATAAACTGCTTTTAGGTATTATTGAAAAATTCCGTGGAGGACCGGTTGGGATTGATACAATTTCGGCAACAATAGGAGAAGAGGCTCATACGATTGAAGATGTGTATGAACCTTATTTACTTCAAATAGGTTTTTTACAAAGAACTCCTAGGGGCAGAATTGTAACTGATCTTGTTTACCGCCATTTCCAAATGGAGGTGCCGAATAATGACTGA
- the ruvA gene encoding Holliday junction branch migration protein RuvA has translation MIEFIKGFVDHVTPEYIVIDHNGLGYQIHTPNPFIYKKSKQDEIIIYTYQHVREDILALYGFQSREEKALFMKLLNVTGIGPKGALAILAFGDPSQVVEAIENENDTFLVKFPGVGKKTARQIILDLKGKLGDVAALYGPNLFTHEDMEEKQTANTALNEAIEALKVLGYAEREIKKVVPLLQEERLTTDQYVKKALQKLLK, from the coding sequence TTGATTGAATTTATTAAAGGGTTTGTGGATCATGTGACACCGGAATATATCGTCATAGATCATAATGGCTTAGGCTATCAAATACATACACCGAATCCGTTCATTTATAAAAAAAGCAAACAAGATGAAATTATCATTTATACATATCAGCATGTTCGTGAAGATATATTAGCTTTATACGGCTTTCAATCTAGGGAAGAAAAAGCTTTATTTATGAAACTTCTTAATGTTACAGGAATTGGCCCAAAAGGCGCACTGGCAATCCTTGCTTTTGGCGATCCATCACAGGTGGTAGAGGCAATTGAAAATGAAAATGATACATTTCTCGTTAAGTTTCCTGGGGTTGGTAAAAAAACGGCACGCCAAATTATTTTGGATTTAAAAGGTAAACTTGGCGATGTGGCCGCTTTATATGGACCAAACCTCTTTACACATGAAGATATGGAAGAAAAACAAACAGCAAACACAGCCTTGAATGAAGCTATTGAGGCATTAAAAGTGTTAGGATATGCTGAGCGTGAAATAAAAAAAGTGGTCCCATTACTGCAAGAAGAAAGATTAACGACAGATCAATATGTTAAAAAAGCATTGCAAAAGCTATTGAAGTAA
- a CDS encoding BofC C-terminal domain-containing protein → MSMFHHSRILTVFVLFTVFFSITLINGNQKNLKAEEIMDHVPLTIKVVLQRTYLDGELSEEVKSEKIFSMDDFWTTYHEWQLIDQNKERIIIRKKIDDISPLLKTNGYFGISGDGTLSIFNGKPETNDVIQSFFQIDIKKLESHKHDELMEGIRIQTKNQYLEVLETLENYSKPAKK, encoded by the coding sequence ATGAGCATGTTTCATCACAGTCGCATCCTTACCGTTTTTGTTTTATTTACAGTGTTTTTTAGTATTACGTTAATAAACGGTAATCAAAAAAATCTAAAAGCAGAAGAAATAATGGATCATGTACCTCTAACTATAAAAGTCGTTTTACAGCGAACATATCTCGATGGGGAGTTAAGTGAGGAAGTAAAAAGTGAGAAAATTTTTTCCATGGATGATTTCTGGACTACTTATCATGAATGGCAATTAATTGATCAAAATAAAGAAAGAATCATTATAAGAAAAAAGATAGATGATATTTCGCCACTTTTAAAAACAAATGGCTACTTCGGCATTTCTGGAGATGGCACATTATCAATATTTAATGGAAAACCTGAAACAAATGATGTTATACAATCTTTTTTTCAAATTGATATAAAAAAACTAGAAAGCCATAAACATGATGAATTAATGGAAGGGATAAGAATTCAAACGAAAAATCAGTATTTAGAAGTTCTAGAAACGCTTGAAAACTATTCTAAACCAGCCAAAAAATAA